The following proteins come from a genomic window of Anticarsia gemmatalis isolate Benzon Research Colony breed Stoneville strain chromosome 25, ilAntGemm2 primary, whole genome shotgun sequence:
- the LOC142983831 gene encoding uncharacterized protein LOC142983831 isoform X2 — protein sequence MSNNAHELSNRLLNALDNNYNVVDMHTVNEIISILERINITKELLETTRLGKHVNELRRKTADPTLARRAKVLVKRWRDLVIPTVASPGHTGSNRSSAERQVRRLGGTPLTSPALSRVVSPAVPSPRPPSRPAWGGYESDSQDVILVDDEPPPPPVPNPLSHIHKPLTPPVKRPPSPEPLYDEKKAKRDKKPKKRRGHGRAGTGTETTTPASSTPGPPPGPPPGAPGPPAAAPVPAPAAWAARNGTSHERRRNGTRPPLDSYAALVHKMPPAGAKKVKTTKELLEQIQSRGSKPAASPSSPRSPRSPGSPGSPDVMLIEPDAPAPVKVDSPLRNGGKSPRAESPVETYEPLEDEREYHECTCGELAEGEDGDPACPAAARRGVRPGAVLALHHALLPGVNGTRAPVHPHRFAVRPAEDPARPGLFASVVPLYKYSDYADDFCAKNMARVPLCEHLPWTEFAPPPPSPPPPPSPPPIRPYPIDDTPVEEEPAEDDDDDDGSADEKPTIKREIEAKPQPEPEAESILTVEVEPTPTPMEVVEAEMVGVPTLEPSERLKAPLLTPEDESAWSPARRGPAGSVPPHAASPPPHRTVERTKASPGGAALLAAARAARDAVPYDYEQLGAAPLLGAPELDDDERLAAALLAPDAERDELGRPGRPARFAEWHECARLGPLVALPYVVID from the exons GTTGTCGACATGCATACTGTCAACGAAATTATATCCATATTGGAGAGAATCAATATCACAAAAGAGCTGTTGGAG ACCACCCGACTGGGCAAGCACGTGAACGAGCTCCGACGCAAGACCGCTGACCCGACGCTCGCCAGACGCGCCAAGGTGCTCGTCAAACGGTGGCGGGACCTCGTCATACCCACTGTTGCGTCACCTGGACATACTG GTTCGAATCGGTCGTCAGCAGAAAGGCAAGTGCGGCGGCTCGGCGGCACTCCTCTCACGTCACCGGCACTCTCGCGG GTGGTTAGTCCAGCGGTGCCCAGTCCGCGCCCACCGTCCAGACCGG CGTGGGGCGGTTACGAGTCAGACTCGCAGGATGTGATCCTGGTGGACGacgagccgccgccgccgcccgtgCCCAACCCGCTCAGCCACATACACAAACCGCTCACGCCAC CGGTAAAGAGGCCTCCCTCGCCGGAACCTCTGTACGATGAAAAGAAAGCGAAAAGAGACAAAAAACCTAAGAAAAGAAG GGGCCATGGTCGCGCCGGCACGGGCACGGAGACGACAACACCGGCGAGCAGCACGCCAGGTCCCCCGCCCGGGCCCCCGCCCGGCGCCCCGGGCccccccgccgccgcgccggtccccgcgcccgccgcctggGCCGCCAGGAACGGCACCTCGCACGAGCGCCGGCGGAACGGCACGCGGCCGCCCCTCGACTCCTATGCTGCCCTTGTACATAAAATGCCACCCGCTGGGGCCAAGAAG GTGAAGACGACAAAGGAGCTGTTAGAACAGATCCAGTCTCGCGGCAGTAAGCCGGCCGCGTCGCCGAGCTCGCCGCGCTCGCCTCGCTCGCCGGGCTCGCCCGGCTCACCCGACGTCATGCTCATCGAACCCGACG CTCCAGCGCCGGTAAAAGTGGACTCTCCTTTGCGCAACGGCGGCAAGTCTCCGCGGGCGGAGTCGCCGGTCGAGACATACGAGCCGCTGGAGGACGAGCGCGAGTACCACGAGTGCACGTGCGGCGAGCTGGCGGAGGGCGAGGACGGCGACCCCGCCTGCcccgcggcggcgcggcgcggtgtGCGGCCCGGCGCCGTGCTGGCGCTGCACCACGCGCTGCTGCCCGGCGTCAACGGCACGCGCGCGCCCGTGCACCCGCACCGCTTCGCCGTGCGGCCCGCCGAGGACCCCGCGCGCCCCGGCCTGTTCGCCAGCGTCGTGCCGCTCTACAAGTACTCGGACTACGCCGACGACTTCTGCGCCAAGAACATGGCGCGCGTGCCGCTGTGCGAGCACCTGCCCTGGACGGAGTTCGCGCCGCCcccgccctcgccgccgccgccgccctcgccgccgccgatCCGCCCCTACCCGATAGACGACACGCCCGTCGAGGAGGAGCCGGCCGaggacgacgacgacgacgacggctCCGCCGACGAGAAGCCGACGATAAAGCGGGAGATCGAGGCGAAACCTCAGCCGGAGCCGGAGGCCGAGTCGATACTGACCGTCGAGGTGGAACCGACGCCGACGCCGATGGAAGTGGTGGAGGCCGAGATGGTCGGCGTGCCGACGCTCGAGCCGAGCGAGAGACTGAAGGCGCCGCTGCTGACGCCGGAGGACGAGTCGGCGTGGTcgccggcgcggcgcgggccggCGGGCTCGGTGCCGCCGCACGCCgcgtcgccgccgccgcaccgcaCGGTGGAGCGCACGAAAGCGTcgccgggcggcgcggcgctgctggcggcggcgcgggcggcgcgggacGCGGTGCCGTACGACTACGAGCAGCTGGGCGCGGCGCCGCTGCTGGGCGCGCCCGAGCTGGACGACGACGAGCGGCTGGCGGCGGCGCTGCTGGCGCCGGACGCCGAGCGCGACGAGCTGGGCCGGCCGGGCCGCCCGGCGCGCTTCGCCGAGTGGCACGAGTGCGCCCGCCTGGGCCCGCTCGTGGCGCTGCCGTACGTGGTGATCGACTGA
- the LOC142983831 gene encoding uncharacterized protein LOC142983831 isoform X1, whose protein sequence is MSNNAHELSNRLLNALDNNYNVVDMHTVNEIISILERINITKELLETTRLGKHVNELRRKTADPTLARRAKVLVKRWRDLVIPTVASPGHTGSNRSSAERQVRRLGGTPLTSPALSRQVVSPAVPSPRPPSRPAWGGYESDSQDVILVDDEPPPPPVPNPLSHIHKPLTPPVKRPPSPEPLYDEKKAKRDKKPKKRRGHGRAGTGTETTTPASSTPGPPPGPPPGAPGPPAAAPVPAPAAWAARNGTSHERRRNGTRPPLDSYAALVHKMPPAGAKKVKTTKELLEQIQSRGSKPAASPSSPRSPRSPGSPGSPDVMLIEPDAPAPVKVDSPLRNGGKSPRAESPVETYEPLEDEREYHECTCGELAEGEDGDPACPAAARRGVRPGAVLALHHALLPGVNGTRAPVHPHRFAVRPAEDPARPGLFASVVPLYKYSDYADDFCAKNMARVPLCEHLPWTEFAPPPPSPPPPPSPPPIRPYPIDDTPVEEEPAEDDDDDDGSADEKPTIKREIEAKPQPEPEAESILTVEVEPTPTPMEVVEAEMVGVPTLEPSERLKAPLLTPEDESAWSPARRGPAGSVPPHAASPPPHRTVERTKASPGGAALLAAARAARDAVPYDYEQLGAAPLLGAPELDDDERLAAALLAPDAERDELGRPGRPARFAEWHECARLGPLVALPYVVID, encoded by the exons GTTGTCGACATGCATACTGTCAACGAAATTATATCCATATTGGAGAGAATCAATATCACAAAAGAGCTGTTGGAG ACCACCCGACTGGGCAAGCACGTGAACGAGCTCCGACGCAAGACCGCTGACCCGACGCTCGCCAGACGCGCCAAGGTGCTCGTCAAACGGTGGCGGGACCTCGTCATACCCACTGTTGCGTCACCTGGACATACTG GTTCGAATCGGTCGTCAGCAGAAAGGCAAGTGCGGCGGCTCGGCGGCACTCCTCTCACGTCACCGGCACTCTCGCGG CAGGTGGTTAGTCCAGCGGTGCCCAGTCCGCGCCCACCGTCCAGACCGG CGTGGGGCGGTTACGAGTCAGACTCGCAGGATGTGATCCTGGTGGACGacgagccgccgccgccgcccgtgCCCAACCCGCTCAGCCACATACACAAACCGCTCACGCCAC CGGTAAAGAGGCCTCCCTCGCCGGAACCTCTGTACGATGAAAAGAAAGCGAAAAGAGACAAAAAACCTAAGAAAAGAAG GGGCCATGGTCGCGCCGGCACGGGCACGGAGACGACAACACCGGCGAGCAGCACGCCAGGTCCCCCGCCCGGGCCCCCGCCCGGCGCCCCGGGCccccccgccgccgcgccggtccccgcgcccgccgcctggGCCGCCAGGAACGGCACCTCGCACGAGCGCCGGCGGAACGGCACGCGGCCGCCCCTCGACTCCTATGCTGCCCTTGTACATAAAATGCCACCCGCTGGGGCCAAGAAG GTGAAGACGACAAAGGAGCTGTTAGAACAGATCCAGTCTCGCGGCAGTAAGCCGGCCGCGTCGCCGAGCTCGCCGCGCTCGCCTCGCTCGCCGGGCTCGCCCGGCTCACCCGACGTCATGCTCATCGAACCCGACG CTCCAGCGCCGGTAAAAGTGGACTCTCCTTTGCGCAACGGCGGCAAGTCTCCGCGGGCGGAGTCGCCGGTCGAGACATACGAGCCGCTGGAGGACGAGCGCGAGTACCACGAGTGCACGTGCGGCGAGCTGGCGGAGGGCGAGGACGGCGACCCCGCCTGCcccgcggcggcgcggcgcggtgtGCGGCCCGGCGCCGTGCTGGCGCTGCACCACGCGCTGCTGCCCGGCGTCAACGGCACGCGCGCGCCCGTGCACCCGCACCGCTTCGCCGTGCGGCCCGCCGAGGACCCCGCGCGCCCCGGCCTGTTCGCCAGCGTCGTGCCGCTCTACAAGTACTCGGACTACGCCGACGACTTCTGCGCCAAGAACATGGCGCGCGTGCCGCTGTGCGAGCACCTGCCCTGGACGGAGTTCGCGCCGCCcccgccctcgccgccgccgccgccctcgccgccgccgatCCGCCCCTACCCGATAGACGACACGCCCGTCGAGGAGGAGCCGGCCGaggacgacgacgacgacgacggctCCGCCGACGAGAAGCCGACGATAAAGCGGGAGATCGAGGCGAAACCTCAGCCGGAGCCGGAGGCCGAGTCGATACTGACCGTCGAGGTGGAACCGACGCCGACGCCGATGGAAGTGGTGGAGGCCGAGATGGTCGGCGTGCCGACGCTCGAGCCGAGCGAGAGACTGAAGGCGCCGCTGCTGACGCCGGAGGACGAGTCGGCGTGGTcgccggcgcggcgcgggccggCGGGCTCGGTGCCGCCGCACGCCgcgtcgccgccgccgcaccgcaCGGTGGAGCGCACGAAAGCGTcgccgggcggcgcggcgctgctggcggcggcgcgggcggcgcgggacGCGGTGCCGTACGACTACGAGCAGCTGGGCGCGGCGCCGCTGCTGGGCGCGCCCGAGCTGGACGACGACGAGCGGCTGGCGGCGGCGCTGCTGGCGCCGGACGCCGAGCGCGACGAGCTGGGCCGGCCGGGCCGCCCGGCGCGCTTCGCCGAGTGGCACGAGTGCGCCCGCCTGGGCCCGCTCGTGGCGCTGCCGTACGTGGTGATCGACTGA
- the LOC142983831 gene encoding uncharacterized protein LOC142983831 isoform X3: protein MHTVNEIISILERINITKELLETTRLGKHVNELRRKTADPTLARRAKVLVKRWRDLVIPTVASPGHTGSNRSSAERQVRRLGGTPLTSPALSRQVVSPAVPSPRPPSRPAWGGYESDSQDVILVDDEPPPPPVPNPLSHIHKPLTPPVKRPPSPEPLYDEKKAKRDKKPKKRRGHGRAGTGTETTTPASSTPGPPPGPPPGAPGPPAAAPVPAPAAWAARNGTSHERRRNGTRPPLDSYAALVHKMPPAGAKKVKTTKELLEQIQSRGSKPAASPSSPRSPRSPGSPGSPDVMLIEPDAPAPVKVDSPLRNGGKSPRAESPVETYEPLEDEREYHECTCGELAEGEDGDPACPAAARRGVRPGAVLALHHALLPGVNGTRAPVHPHRFAVRPAEDPARPGLFASVVPLYKYSDYADDFCAKNMARVPLCEHLPWTEFAPPPPSPPPPPSPPPIRPYPIDDTPVEEEPAEDDDDDDGSADEKPTIKREIEAKPQPEPEAESILTVEVEPTPTPMEVVEAEMVGVPTLEPSERLKAPLLTPEDESAWSPARRGPAGSVPPHAASPPPHRTVERTKASPGGAALLAAARAARDAVPYDYEQLGAAPLLGAPELDDDERLAAALLAPDAERDELGRPGRPARFAEWHECARLGPLVALPYVVID, encoded by the exons ATGCATACTGTCAACGAAATTATATCCATATTGGAGAGAATCAATATCACAAAAGAGCTGTTGGAG ACCACCCGACTGGGCAAGCACGTGAACGAGCTCCGACGCAAGACCGCTGACCCGACGCTCGCCAGACGCGCCAAGGTGCTCGTCAAACGGTGGCGGGACCTCGTCATACCCACTGTTGCGTCACCTGGACATACTG GTTCGAATCGGTCGTCAGCAGAAAGGCAAGTGCGGCGGCTCGGCGGCACTCCTCTCACGTCACCGGCACTCTCGCGG CAGGTGGTTAGTCCAGCGGTGCCCAGTCCGCGCCCACCGTCCAGACCGG CGTGGGGCGGTTACGAGTCAGACTCGCAGGATGTGATCCTGGTGGACGacgagccgccgccgccgcccgtgCCCAACCCGCTCAGCCACATACACAAACCGCTCACGCCAC CGGTAAAGAGGCCTCCCTCGCCGGAACCTCTGTACGATGAAAAGAAAGCGAAAAGAGACAAAAAACCTAAGAAAAGAAG GGGCCATGGTCGCGCCGGCACGGGCACGGAGACGACAACACCGGCGAGCAGCACGCCAGGTCCCCCGCCCGGGCCCCCGCCCGGCGCCCCGGGCccccccgccgccgcgccggtccccgcgcccgccgcctggGCCGCCAGGAACGGCACCTCGCACGAGCGCCGGCGGAACGGCACGCGGCCGCCCCTCGACTCCTATGCTGCCCTTGTACATAAAATGCCACCCGCTGGGGCCAAGAAG GTGAAGACGACAAAGGAGCTGTTAGAACAGATCCAGTCTCGCGGCAGTAAGCCGGCCGCGTCGCCGAGCTCGCCGCGCTCGCCTCGCTCGCCGGGCTCGCCCGGCTCACCCGACGTCATGCTCATCGAACCCGACG CTCCAGCGCCGGTAAAAGTGGACTCTCCTTTGCGCAACGGCGGCAAGTCTCCGCGGGCGGAGTCGCCGGTCGAGACATACGAGCCGCTGGAGGACGAGCGCGAGTACCACGAGTGCACGTGCGGCGAGCTGGCGGAGGGCGAGGACGGCGACCCCGCCTGCcccgcggcggcgcggcgcggtgtGCGGCCCGGCGCCGTGCTGGCGCTGCACCACGCGCTGCTGCCCGGCGTCAACGGCACGCGCGCGCCCGTGCACCCGCACCGCTTCGCCGTGCGGCCCGCCGAGGACCCCGCGCGCCCCGGCCTGTTCGCCAGCGTCGTGCCGCTCTACAAGTACTCGGACTACGCCGACGACTTCTGCGCCAAGAACATGGCGCGCGTGCCGCTGTGCGAGCACCTGCCCTGGACGGAGTTCGCGCCGCCcccgccctcgccgccgccgccgccctcgccgccgccgatCCGCCCCTACCCGATAGACGACACGCCCGTCGAGGAGGAGCCGGCCGaggacgacgacgacgacgacggctCCGCCGACGAGAAGCCGACGATAAAGCGGGAGATCGAGGCGAAACCTCAGCCGGAGCCGGAGGCCGAGTCGATACTGACCGTCGAGGTGGAACCGACGCCGACGCCGATGGAAGTGGTGGAGGCCGAGATGGTCGGCGTGCCGACGCTCGAGCCGAGCGAGAGACTGAAGGCGCCGCTGCTGACGCCGGAGGACGAGTCGGCGTGGTcgccggcgcggcgcgggccggCGGGCTCGGTGCCGCCGCACGCCgcgtcgccgccgccgcaccgcaCGGTGGAGCGCACGAAAGCGTcgccgggcggcgcggcgctgctggcggcggcgcgggcggcgcgggacGCGGTGCCGTACGACTACGAGCAGCTGGGCGCGGCGCCGCTGCTGGGCGCGCCCGAGCTGGACGACGACGAGCGGCTGGCGGCGGCGCTGCTGGCGCCGGACGCCGAGCGCGACGAGCTGGGCCGGCCGGGCCGCCCGGCGCGCTTCGCCGAGTGGCACGAGTGCGCCCGCCTGGGCCCGCTCGTGGCGCTGCCGTACGTGGTGATCGACTGA